A single genomic interval of Alcaligenes sp. SDU_A2 harbors:
- a CDS encoding Mth938-like domain-containing protein, which translates to MQLQREHNPALNAITAYGDDYVAINFQRHDQSIFFAPDGPVQELAVQHAAQLTVEHLRAFVGLDKIKQDPMAFLDDAPPARPADAPELLLIGTGQRQHFLNPAITQELLQLGIGVEIMDTQAAARTYNILMAEGRKVVVALLIQEPA; encoded by the coding sequence GTGCAACTGCAACGCGAACACAATCCGGCCTTAAATGCCATCACCGCCTACGGCGATGACTACGTGGCCATCAATTTCCAACGTCACGATCAATCCATCTTCTTTGCCCCCGACGGCCCGGTCCAGGAACTGGCCGTACAGCACGCCGCCCAGTTGACGGTCGAGCACCTTCGCGCCTTTGTCGGCCTGGACAAGATCAAGCAAGACCCTATGGCATTTCTGGATGATGCGCCGCCAGCCCGCCCGGCCGACGCGCCGGAACTGCTGTTGATCGGCACCGGCCAACGCCAACATTTCCTGAACCCTGCCATTACACAGGAATTGCTGCAATTGGGCATAGGTGTGGAAATCATGGATACCCAGGCCGCCGCCAGAACCTACAATATTCTCATGGCCGAAGGACGCAAAGTCGTCGTCGCCCTACTGATACAGGAACCCGCATGA
- a CDS encoding peroxiredoxin produces the protein MSTVQTGSPIPEFSVPATHGPFSTASLHGQKTVLYFYPKDNTPGCTTESQNFRDALPQFQAAGTQIVGVSRDSLASHQRFTDKQELNFSLAADTDETLCQLFGVIKMKNMYGKQVRGIERSTFLIDAQGVLIQEWRGVKVPGHVDAVLQAAQELA, from the coding sequence ATGAGCACCGTACAGACCGGATCACCTATTCCCGAGTTTTCCGTGCCAGCTACCCACGGCCCATTTTCCACGGCCAGCCTACATGGCCAAAAAACCGTGCTGTATTTCTACCCCAAGGACAACACGCCGGGCTGCACCACCGAATCGCAGAACTTTCGCGATGCCCTGCCCCAGTTCCAGGCGGCCGGTACGCAGATCGTTGGTGTTTCGCGTGATTCGCTGGCCTCGCACCAACGCTTTACCGATAAGCAAGAGTTGAATTTTTCCCTCGCCGCCGACACCGACGAAACCCTGTGCCAACTGTTCGGCGTCATCAAGATGAAAAACATGTACGGTAAACAGGTACGAGGCATAGAGCGCAGCACCTTCCTGATCGACGCCCAAGGCGTGCTGATCCAAGAATGGCGTGGCGTGAAAGTGCCCGGCCACGTGGACGCCGTGTTGCAGGCGGCCCAAGAACTGGCCTGA
- the pdxA gene encoding 4-hydroxythreonine-4-phosphate dehydrogenase PdxA, which yields MHTRTEHPVGLTMGDAAGIGPEIIVRLYEQGLPHPAVVYGDAHALRRAIALVGAQSRWQVQEVDTPLLAPPGIIAVLNRWQALPEDLPYGQVNALAGRGAYEYLCHAIDDALAGRIRAIVTAPLNKQAMQAGGIAAPGHTEILAARSGTEHFAMMLANDELRVILVTIHEALAQVPALISHERVLQTIYLAHRACLQAGIAQPRVAVAGLNPHAGEGGKFGHEEIEHIAPAIAQARQEGLNVSGPWPGDTIFMRARQGEFDIVVAQYHDQGLIPVKYLGLDQGVNVTVGLPFIRTSVDHGTAYDIAGQGRADAASLASAYHLALTMSAHTP from the coding sequence ATGCACACACGCACAGAACACCCTGTCGGACTGACGATGGGCGATGCCGCCGGCATAGGCCCCGAAATCATCGTCCGCCTTTACGAACAAGGCCTGCCCCATCCCGCCGTGGTCTACGGCGATGCACACGCCCTGCGCCGTGCCATAGCCTTGGTCGGCGCGCAGTCGCGCTGGCAGGTACAGGAGGTAGATACTCCGCTGCTCGCCCCGCCCGGCATCATTGCCGTGCTGAACCGCTGGCAGGCACTGCCTGAAGATCTGCCTTATGGCCAGGTCAATGCCCTGGCCGGACGCGGTGCCTACGAATATCTATGCCATGCCATCGACGACGCGCTGGCCGGACGCATCCGCGCCATCGTGACCGCGCCACTGAACAAACAGGCCATGCAGGCCGGTGGCATCGCCGCGCCCGGCCACACCGAGATCCTGGCCGCACGCAGCGGAACCGAACATTTCGCCATGATGCTGGCCAATGACGAGTTGCGCGTGATCCTGGTCACCATCCATGAAGCCCTTGCTCAGGTGCCCGCCCTGATTAGCCACGAACGCGTGTTGCAAACTATTTATCTAGCCCACCGCGCCTGCCTGCAAGCCGGTATTGCCCAGCCACGGGTGGCGGTGGCCGGGCTCAATCCCCATGCGGGCGAAGGCGGCAAGTTCGGCCATGAAGAAATCGAGCACATTGCCCCGGCCATTGCGCAAGCACGCCAGGAAGGACTGAATGTCAGCGGCCCCTGGCCGGGCGACACCATCTTTATGCGGGCCCGCCAAGGCGAATTCGACATTGTGGTGGCGCAGTACCACGACCAGGGCCTGATTCCCGTCAAGTATCTAGGGCTGGACCAGGGCGTGAACGTCACCGTGGGCCTGCCTTTCATCCGCACCAGCGTAGATCACGGCACCGCCTACGACATAGCCGGCCAAGGGCGTGCCGATGCCGCATCGCTGGCCAGCGCGTACCACCTGGCCCTGACCATGAGCGCGCACACCCCATGA
- a CDS encoding bile acid:sodium symporter family protein — MIKRLPTDPFLLKLFATVVLASLLPAQGWGVPLFHHATQIGIALLFFLHGARLSREAILGGLAHWRLHLAILSVTFLLFPLLGTGMAAVLRPWLTENLYLGVLFLACLPSTVQSAVALTAIARGNVPASICSASASTLLGVFITPLLISIVLAGATSAQAGVSLEAVGKIMLQLFFPFVFGHLLRPWIGGWVGKHNQLLKVVDQGSILLVVYTAFSGAVVGGLWSSTPISALLVIVLGNAVLLTLAQGLAWLLGGWLGFSRPDRISLLMCGSNKSLSSGIPIANVLFASSAVGAIILPIMLFHQWQLLVCAWLAGRLGRNGQD, encoded by the coding sequence ATGATAAAGCGCCTGCCCACCGACCCCTTCTTGCTCAAGCTGTTCGCGACCGTCGTGCTGGCCAGCCTGCTGCCCGCTCAGGGCTGGGGTGTTCCTCTGTTCCACCACGCCACCCAGATCGGCATCGCACTGCTGTTCTTTCTGCATGGCGCGCGTCTGTCGCGCGAGGCCATACTGGGCGGTCTGGCTCATTGGCGTCTGCACCTGGCCATTCTGTCGGTCACGTTTCTGCTGTTCCCGCTGCTGGGCACAGGCATGGCGGCCGTGCTGCGCCCCTGGTTGACGGAGAACCTCTACCTGGGCGTGCTGTTTCTGGCCTGTCTGCCCAGTACAGTGCAATCGGCCGTGGCCCTGACGGCGATAGCACGCGGCAACGTACCGGCCTCTATCTGCAGCGCATCGGCCTCGACCTTACTGGGTGTATTCATCACTCCCTTGCTGATCAGTATTGTGTTGGCGGGAGCGACCTCCGCCCAGGCGGGCGTCTCTCTGGAGGCCGTCGGCAAGATCATGCTGCAACTGTTCTTTCCCTTTGTGTTCGGCCACCTGCTGCGGCCTTGGATAGGCGGCTGGGTGGGCAAGCACAATCAGTTGCTGAAAGTGGTGGATCAAGGCTCCATCTTGCTGGTGGTCTACACCGCTTTCTCGGGAGCGGTCGTGGGCGGCCTGTGGTCGTCCACCCCGATCAGCGCCCTGCTGGTCATTGTGCTGGGCAACGCTGTTTTGTTGACGTTGGCGCAAGGACTGGCCTGGTTGCTGGGCGGCTGGCTGGGTTTTTCCCGGCCAGACCGTATCAGCCTGCTGATGTGCGGCTCTAACAAAAGCCTGAGCAGCGGCATTCCGATTGCCAATGTCCTGTTCGCCAGCAGTGCCGTCGGAGCCATCATCCTGCCCATCATGCTGTTTCACCAGTGGCAGTTACTGGTCTGCGCGTGGCTGGCGGGACGGCTGGGCCGAAACGGCCAGGACTGA
- a CDS encoding replicative DNA helicase — protein MESKTAQTDSTLDYLRVPPHSIEAEQSVLGGLLLDNAAFDRVADIVTDEDFYRHDHKLIWQHITRLIGLARPADVVTVFESLSVAGKNEEVGGLAYLNALAHNTPSAANIRRYAEIVRERSMLRKLVTVADDISSAAFNPQGKEARQILDEAETRVFQIAQEGARGSQGFLEIQPLLSQVVERIDELYHREGDSEVTGVPTGFADLDKMTSGLQAGDLVIVAGRPSMGKTSFSMNIGEHVAIEQGLPVAVFSMEMGAVQLAMRMVGSVGMLDQHRMRTGKLTADDWPRLTHAVQQVQEAQIYIDETPGLSSMEVRARARRLARQCGQLGLIIIDYLQLMSSSGGENRATEISEISRSLKGLAKELNCPLIALSQLNRSLEQRPNKRPVMSDLRESGAIEQDADLILFIYRDEVYNPDSPDKGTAEIIIGKQRNGPIGSVRLTFAGASTRFLNFTPN, from the coding sequence GTGGAAAGCAAGACTGCTCAAACCGATTCGACCCTGGATTATTTGCGGGTTCCGCCCCATTCCATCGAGGCGGAACAGTCCGTTCTGGGTGGCTTGTTGCTGGATAATGCCGCTTTTGATCGGGTGGCCGACATTGTCACCGACGAGGATTTCTACCGTCACGATCACAAACTGATCTGGCAGCATATTACCCGCCTGATCGGGCTGGCCCGCCCGGCTGACGTGGTCACTGTATTCGAGTCCTTGTCGGTCGCCGGCAAGAACGAAGAGGTCGGCGGTCTGGCCTACCTGAATGCGCTGGCGCATAACACGCCATCGGCCGCCAATATCCGTCGCTATGCCGAGATCGTGCGCGAACGCTCCATGCTGCGCAAGCTGGTTACTGTGGCTGACGATATTTCTTCGGCTGCATTCAACCCGCAAGGCAAGGAAGCGCGCCAGATTCTGGACGAGGCCGAGACACGTGTGTTCCAGATCGCGCAGGAAGGTGCTCGCGGATCGCAAGGTTTTCTGGAGATCCAGCCTTTGCTCAGTCAGGTCGTCGAGCGTATCGACGAGCTCTATCACCGCGAAGGCGATTCCGAAGTCACCGGCGTGCCTACCGGCTTTGCCGATTTGGATAAAATGACATCCGGCTTGCAGGCGGGGGATCTGGTCATTGTGGCAGGGCGTCCGTCCATGGGTAAAACCTCGTTTTCCATGAACATCGGCGAACACGTTGCGATCGAGCAGGGCCTGCCCGTGGCAGTGTTTTCCATGGAAATGGGCGCGGTGCAGTTGGCCATGCGTATGGTCGGCTCGGTAGGCATGCTAGATCAGCATCGCATGCGTACCGGCAAGCTTACGGCCGACGACTGGCCGCGACTGACCCATGCTGTGCAGCAGGTGCAAGAAGCGCAGATCTACATCGACGAGACGCCGGGCTTGTCTTCGATGGAAGTGCGTGCCCGCGCCCGACGTCTGGCTCGTCAATGCGGGCAGCTTGGGCTGATCATTATCGACTACCTGCAACTGATGTCCTCCAGCGGCGGCGAGAACCGCGCTACGGAAATTTCGGAAATCAGCCGTTCGCTCAAGGGATTGGCCAAAGAGTTGAATTGTCCGCTGATTGCGCTGTCGCAGTTGAACCGAAGCCTGGAACAGCGCCCCAACAAACGGCCCGTCATGAGTGACTTGCGTGAGTCAGGCGCTATCGAGCAGGATGCCGACTTGATTCTGTTTATTTACCGCGACGAAGTCTATAACCCTGACTCGCCCGACAAGGGCACGGCGGAAATCATCATCGGCAAGCAGCGTAACGGTCCCATCGGGTCGGTGCGCCTGACCTTTGCCGGAGCCAGCACGCGTTTCTTGAACTTTACGCCGAACTAA
- the rplI gene encoding 50S ribosomal protein L9, whose product MQVILLEKVANLGNLGDVVRVRDGYARNFLLPRKIARRATAAALQEFEARRAELEKLQAEKLAAAQALNEKLSGQSFTLVQKAGVDGRLFGSVTTMDIAAALQGAGYAEIVKTQVRLPDGHLKAVGEYPVQVVLHADVVADIAVVVQGDVA is encoded by the coding sequence ATGCAAGTCATTTTGCTCGAAAAAGTCGCCAACCTGGGTAATCTGGGTGACGTGGTTCGCGTGCGTGATGGTTATGCCCGCAATTTCCTGCTGCCCCGCAAGATCGCCCGCCGTGCTACGGCTGCCGCTCTGCAGGAATTTGAAGCACGCCGTGCCGAACTGGAAAAACTGCAAGCCGAAAAACTGGCTGCCGCCCAGGCCCTGAACGAAAAGCTGAGCGGTCAATCCTTTACGCTGGTTCAGAAAGCCGGCGTGGACGGTCGTCTGTTCGGTTCGGTCACCACGATGGATATCGCCGCTGCCCTGCAGGGTGCAGGCTACGCCGAAATCGTCAAGACCCAGGTTCGCCTGCCCGACGGCCATCTGAAAGCCGTTGGCGAGTACCCTGTGCAAGTCGTGTTGCACGCTGATGTCGTGGCCGACATCGCTGTGGTGGTGCAGGGCGACGTCGCCTAA
- the rpsR gene encoding 30S ribosomal protein S18, which yields MAFRRGKDKKRKFAQQNPLFKRRKFCRFTVAGVEEIDYKDLDTLRDFIQENGKIIPARLTGTKAHYQRQLDTAIKRARFLALLPYTDNHK from the coding sequence ATGGCTTTCCGTAGAGGCAAAGACAAAAAACGCAAATTTGCACAACAGAACCCACTGTTCAAGCGCCGCAAATTCTGCCGCTTCACCGTCGCTGGCGTTGAAGAAATCGATTACAAAGATCTGGACACCCTGCGTGACTTCATCCAGGAAAATGGCAAGATCATCCCCGCACGTCTGACTGGCACGAAAGCGCACTACCAGCGTCAGCTGGACACCGCTATCAAGCGCGCGCGTTTCCTGGCTCTGTTGCCGTACACCGACAACCACAAATAA